The region GTTGAAACTACCAGgcatcttttccttttcctccaCTGTGAAGTGGCCTCAGAAATCTGGAATCTGTTTTTTTGCCTCTTTGGTGTTAATTGGACCATCCCCCGCTCAATAAAGGAAGCTTATGAGATCTGGAATCTATGGAAAGTTGACAAAGCCATCAAGAAGATCTGGAACATGGTACCAGCTTGTATATTTTGATGTATCTGGTTAGAAAGGAATAGGAGATGTCTTCAGGGGGTGTCGACACCTTTGGGTCTTTTGAGAGCAAGGTGTATTGCCAATTTGTTTAGTTGAACCAAATTGGTCCCTGTAGATAATGCAGAACAACTTTTGGATTTTACTAGCTCATTAATTCTAGCTTAGATACTTGTTGTACAGCCAGCCAGTCTTTTTTTGTAAGCTCAAATGCTATATCTTGTAATTattgcatcttcttgatgccttTGATTAATACCACTTActtcatccaaaaaaaataaaaaatcaaataagttTCTTCGCTACTAATTCACAACGGTACATAAATTTCAATCCCGTAGTTCTTTCCTAAAGGTATCATCTTGCGGGATACTCTATGAATCAAGGTGCAACTTTATAGAAGAGTACAACTAGTTTGTCTCTTCTTCTCGCCAAGCTCCTATTAGTATTAACTAAATTTACATAAATAGTCAATATTTCCTAGTATCTGTATGTATTAAAAATAAGTTCATATATTGAACACACAAATTACATTGAACAGtataaaatgtataataatACACTATCAAAGATgcaacataaaaagaaaatatacctCTTTCAGGTCACCTTTCCGAGCAACAATATGAAGCAGAGTCCAACCTCGGTCATCCATATCACCACCTCCACTAACCTGCATTCTTCTCGACCCCCTACTTATATTCAATCGCTCTTCTtgcatttctctttttttctgttTCCCACTTTACTAAACCAAGCTCCAAATTCCAGAAATACAAACCTCAACCACAACAAAAAAAACACCAATATTCCCTCACAATCAACAAGTTCTAACACACAACTCTATGAGTAAATCTCAAGACTCTTTTACATCACTAAAAACACAATCTTTCTGATGAGATTGTTATTATCTTCTGATTGCCCAAACAACCAACAAATTCTTGAGCAACTAATAAGACCCAAAAGAGGTAATAATTTCAAAGACCCTTTAGTTCAATTTACATGATTGATTGAAAAAAGAACCAAGAAAACAAAAtagtggtaaaaaaaaaaaaaaaaaaaaagggagggcTTAAGGAGAGGAATGATTAGCCAAGTTGTAAGGACCAAATGGATTCAAACCAGGTCCAAAAACAGAAGATTAGTGAGCTTAATTGCATTCAAAACACAATCTTTCTGATGAGATTGTTCTATTTTTATGATTATACCCAAAAAAGTGATAATTTCAAAGACCCTTTACTTCAATTTAGATGATTGATTGAAAAAAGAGAACCAAGAAAACAAAATagtggccaaaaaaaaaaaggagggttTAACCAGAGGAATGATTAGCTAAGTTGTAAGGAGCAAAGGGATTCAAACCAGGGCAAAAAACAAGAAGATCAGTGAGCTTAATTGCATTCAAAACACAATCTTTCTGATGTAATACCCAAAAAAGTGATAATTTCAAAGACTCTTTACTTCAATTTAGATGATTGATTGAAAAACAAGAACCAAGAAAACAAAATTGTAGCAAAAAAATAAGAGGTATTAGCGAGAGGAATGATTAGCCAAGTTGTAAGGAGCAAAGGGATTCAAACCAGGTCCAAAAACACGAAGATTAGTGAGTTTAATTGCATTTACAGACAAAGAAGTAGCAAAACAAAGAAGGGAAGATATCATCATAATGAAATTAATActaaaacaaacaaatatatatatccaaattcTAATAGCAGTAGTTATATGAATCCTAAACCAATTTGGAATGTATTTGGCggttgcatatatgtgtttgatattGGGATTATTGTGCTTGCTTTGTAAGTAAAAAGGGGTTTGACAGAAAAATGAAACCCTAGAAACTGCAGGGGATTTTTCAGTATGGAATTTGGTACACAATAGATGTATATAGTTCTAGGAGGAATTTACCATACATTCCtttgtttttagtttttactAGAGTGCAAATGTGGTCCATGAAATAAGATTCAATGAGTTCTAAGTCCATCTTCTATTTTGTCCCAAATGGTAGTCTTAAGATTCTTTTATTGTCGTGGTCGAGTCAGCTCGTGCACACGTCGACTAATTATATATCCCAGTTCCATCAAAGATAAGTAACAAGTTATCCCGCCcactcgactaattccacgggcCCATTCCtgcatatttttcttttgagtCGAGGGTTCATCGAaaatagcctctctacctcACAGAGGTAGGGGTAACGCAACGCATACATTTTATCCTACCCATACCTTAGTGTGAGACTACACTAgtcactaggtatgttgttgtcgaTACCGAATAACTCGGTCTCTGAGTACGTACTATCACTCATCAACGAGTAACTCTATCAACTTGACTAATTCCAAAATGTATCTATTACTTTCCACTAGTACATGTACTAAGTAACAAGTCTGTTCTATTTTGTCCCAAATGGtagccttaattttttttataattgtcttATAATCGGTGTCATCTTATGCATActtcaactaatttcataggATAACTCTATCCACTTGACTAATTTCATAAAGTAATTGTTGCCTCCCACCAACACAGGTATACCGAGTAACTCCATCCATTAAGACTTGGACATATGTGAAGAAATTACCTAATAATTTTGTCTCTGCTGAAATTTGAATCCAAATCTCAGGGTAGTCGACTAACTTCATTGATCGCTAGTCATATTCTTGGATGCGTAACCTTAAGATTAAGATATCttattttacatatttgattaTTAAAATATCACATCCAAATTTAAATACtgaataactaaaaaaaaataaaaaaaattaaacatctGAATATGTATAATTTGAATTAACCATATATGAATGGGGATGTAACAAAAGTTTATGTTTATTGCATGCATGCAGACACGCGATCAAAGGTCTTGCCCCAATTTCATAGGATAACTCTATCCACTTGACTAATTTCATAAAATACCCGCTGTCTCCCACCAACACCGGTAGACCGAGTAACTCCATCCATTAAGATTTGGACATATGTGAAAAAGTTACCTACTAATTTTGTCTCCACTAAAATTTGAATCTAAATCTCATGGTTGCCGACGAACTTTATTGATCACTAGTCATATTCTTGGATGCGATAACCTTAAGATATCTTATTTTACatacatatttgattattaaaatatcatatcTAAATTTAAATACtgaataattaaaacaaatacTTTTTAAACATCTGAATATTTATAATTTGAATTAGCCATATATGAAGTGGGATGTAAAAACAgtttatgtgtgttgcatgCATGCAGACAAGGATATAAGGTCTTGCCCCAATGTTTGTACATGCTCTTAATTACCCGCCCCAAAGGGTCATAGATTGACTTGTCAATTGATTTTGATCTTGATTTgcatgggaccaaaaatgaatagGATAGCATTATTGTGAGCAgagtagaatttatgatttaaatATTATGGATTTAACCTTTAAGATTATTAAGATAATTCAGATCGAAAATTTAACCTCTATTGATTTAATCTTaagatttttagcattgaacccattatattttaaaagttatgagttcatatctactatttattataattttttacatataaatttatactccgCATAGAAAGTTAGGCCCTTTCTACAAGGCTAGATACGCTTGTGGATTAATTCATGacatttttaaccaaaaaagccaaatatacccctgtgtTGCTGTTGAAAAAAGGTCAAATAtacacttttttatattttggatCCAAATATTTGGTAAATTTGTTAGGTGAAGCAATTTAATTTTAGATCTCATAGCATGTGCTTCTGATCATGTCATGTCAGCTACATTATTGCTTGGACAAAAATGACTTTCATTATTGTCTTTCTCATCCCTAAGAAGGAAATGGTTAAATGTACTCGTGActctttcaatttatgtaatacacttttttttaatctattagaaaaagaatgatatatttttttatttaaaatttgtttaacttaaaatttttccttttacccttaataaaatgatttacaaaCACACAAATATCAATGGCTGTTTTAGAccataaattttaataaaatttttatttctttcttaaacttcgtgcatagttaaattatatcacataaattgaacgGAAGGAGTAATTCTTTACCATTTGAATAATGAAAATCTGTAAATAttttgtgttttatttttagatattttacaaataaaaaataaaaatcttctGAATTTCACATATTTTTATGTTGTACGTATTCGACCAACTTGTCTAGTGGCGACATCTTTCGTGTGTTCCCAACTTTCAATTTACGTGACACGATTTCGAGACTcaaatagtttaattttaatCGTAAATTTGTACATAAATTGTTTAAGctttttgaataaaatttatatattttgaaattatgtaaaaagtGCTATAACCCACAATAAtagacaattcaaaatatttagaaagtatataaaaaattatgattaAAAAAAGGACTTGTTTGAATAGCGAAATTCAAAAGGTGCCGCGTAAATTGAGATGCTGGGAGTATTTCATTTCCCCTCTAGTGCTATTTCATCTTTCACCTCCTCGCTAATTAATCTTTAAAAtgatttgatttttcttagATAACTGCTCCCATTATATATACGTTCCacgagaaaatgacaaaaagtgGTTCCTAAAGTATACTCCGAACATTTTTGTTCTTAAGTTTGGTAAAAGTGAGTATTTGTTTTTATCTCTATCAAATATTAAAGAAACTACGTCTGTTAGATTTAATGGGTACGTTGAAAAAACAAAGAATTTAGCAGGAACTCCGTTTGGAGGTATTATGTTTTGCAGTTATGCTATTTTCACTCTATTTTTGGAatatggtataatttttttatgtgcaattttgttatgtttggtctATTTTTGTGTGTCTAGCACAGGTAATTGTGTTGTAGTTTTTAAGATTTAATGAGTCTTTCTGGGTGTTTATAGTTTAATCTGTTTTCCACAGTTCTCATCAAATCTAATAGATAAAATTAGTTAAATATTTGATGAAAATTACaaatttaaaggaccaaaactattCAAAATATACTTTAGGGACTATTTAGAACCTACCCCAAACACAAGAGACcacttttgtcattttctctacTTTCCACACCCTATCCTTTCCTCATAAAACCATAGAGGCTCTTCAATTCTCTGTCACTAAATCCCATTCCACTTCctccttagaaaaaaaaaatggaagaagttCAAATCATCTCTACTTGTTTAGTTGGAGCATCTTCAAACTCAAGCAATGGCAGCAAACTCATTTCCCAAAATATTGAAATGACACCATGGGACTTGCAATTCCTCCTTGTTGACACTATCCAAAAAGGTCTACTCTTCAAAAAACCAACTCctcaacaacaagaaaaaaacAACACTAATATGTTCAAATCATTGACCTCCACTGTTTCTTTAGTGGACCACTTGAAAACCTCGCTTTCGCGCACCTTAGACTTTTTCCCTCCACTAGCCGGTCGTTTTTCTGCTACCAAAAATCCCAACGATGACTCAATTACTTCTTTTTCCATCACTTGTGATAACTCTGGAGCTGAATTCACTCACGCGATCGCTCAAGAGTTAACAGTAAAGgagattcttgaatcttgttacGTGCCAACTATTGTTCATTCACTTTTCCCACTCAATAAAGTACGTAACATGCAATGTGTTACAAAGCCTCTCCTTGGAGTACAAGTAACAGAACTCGTAGACGGTTATTTTATTGGTTGCACTATGAGTCATAGTGTAGGAGACGGGACTTGTTTCTGGCATTTCTTTAATTCTTGGGCTGAAATATCCCATGGATTTGAGTTTATTAGTCGATTTCCGGTGTTAACAAGATGGTTTCCTGAGAATATAAAGACTCCAATTCAACTCCCATTGAAATTGGATGATGAAAAATTATATGAGTGTATGGAGCTGCCACCATTGAAGGAAAGAATTTTTCATCTCAGTAAAGAAAGTGTGTGTAAATTGAAAGCAAAAGCTAACTCTGAAATGGGTACTAAGTCCATTTCTTCTCTGCAAGCTTTCTTGGCTCATCTATGGAGGtatattataatttatttggagagattcaaaatttaatgtgcctattgttttaatttttgtatacaACATGTCTGTTCATTAATTGAAAAGATGTATCCGATATTTATAGGATACATCTATTCATGAAAAGGTACATTGTTTATGTTTCGCTCTCTATAAGTACCTACCACACCGGCCAGAAAATCATATCTTGAATTTCCTTGACTTCATCCTTTGCTCATCATCTTTGAACTCGCTTCAAGAGTcccttttctttgttctttctaGAAAGACAGTAGAAGATTACTAAGTGGTTCATTGTTTCTTGATACGTAGCAGAGATGGAGCTACATAGGGTCAAAGAGGTTGAAGTGGATCCCCTTCATTGAAAAGTATGTTGCGCAaataaaaacaagttttttgttACTGATAAACTATTGAATTTCCTTGACATAagagaaaattttaatatagtgtCAAAGAgggttcaaaaattattttaggctACAGGATGAAATCCCAGACGTGACACTTTAGTACATATTTCCCCTTACGTAAAATCTTGGCTCCACTATTGCTTTGAAGTGGGATATCACTTAGTTGTTTGCACCTGAGTAGCGACTGAAATTTACTTTGAAAAAAATCGCCATCTATATCATGCCTTAAACCAACTTTTTCACATCCAAAACTCTCTTGTATCTTTTACTGTTAATTATTGCAtcttatatattcatatataacGCGTTCTTCTAATTAGTACTTCCATCTCTAATATTTTCCAACAGGTCCGTTACTCTTTGTCGTCAGGTTAACGCCAACGAAGAAGTCACGCTCACCATCATCATAGGCACTAGAACTAGGCTAAATCCGCCTCTACCCGAAGGTTACTGGGGAAATGCAGCATATTTCAAGCCAATTAAGATAACAGCAGGGGAAATACTAGAAAAAGGACTTGGCTGGGCAGCATTGCAAATGAACAAAGTTGTTGCTTCACAAAACTATGAAGAAGTGGTCAATTTATACGAAGGGTGGGTGGAAAAGCCTGTGATATTTAGTAGAAATGCACTTTTTGTGGCTAATAGATTGACAATTAGTAGTTCACCAAAGTTTAGTATTTATAGTTGTGATTTTGGTTGGGGCAAACCAGTGGCTGTGAGGAGTGGGATGGCAAATAAAGGTGATGGGAAAGTTACATTATTTCCTGGAGTTGAAGAAGGAAGTGTAGATATTGAAGTTTGTCTTGTGCCTGAGACTTTGTTAGCAATGGAGAATGATTCAGAATTCATGGAATTTGTTACTGTTTAGAGAAGAATATAATGAAAAAAGTTACTCAACTACTTAGGTATCACAAAAATCGCTAAACCATTTTTTCTTAACAAAAAGGTTACTCAATTTTGCCGAATTAAGTATCACAGGAAGTTACTGTGGGAGGAGACAAAGGAGACGTTTTTATGATACTTAGTCAAAATTGACTGACTTTTTGGTTCATAAAGATTGCTTAGTGGCTTTCTGTGATACCTAACTAAAATTGAGTGATTCTTTTGTTAAGAGATATATTTTAATGATTTTGATGAGATGAAATAAAAGTTGAGTGAGCATCCGAGAAATTACCCACACTTCTTGATGATGGAGTTGTGTTAGGAATTAGGAGGGTGTTTTTTTGTTCTGTACTGTTTGGTTTAATCGAACAATAAAGGGTCCTTTGGTTGGTGTGTGGCAAGGAGAGTTAATGTTTACACTACAATGTTTGGTTCTTATTTTTCTCAGttttttataaatgatatttgtATTAGTTATGTGAAAATGTATATATTATGCCGAATAGAATGTGAAAGAAAATCCGTAAGAATCgtcaacacaaaaaaataacataGTAGTTTTTTACTTCTATGGCCTCTCTCTATTTCCCTTGTTTAACTATTAGATATTTAAAGCTCATTGGCCCGACTAATTCAAATTTATATCAAAAAAGTAAAGTGttttttatcaagaatttttttatttttaggatcCAAACTCGAGATTCCCGGTGAAGAGAGCAACATGTTTTGTCTTAATCCTTGGAAACAATATATTGTCGTACATTGTGACAGGTAACTTGCTATGTCTCACGAGAAGAAAGTGGACATTAAACAACGTTTTCATGCAGTGGATTCTGTCAATTTCACGTGGTTTAGATTTGATAAAAtgtccaaaaaattaattttcatgaGAGTGGTGCATTTTCAACTCTCGTGTAGTGAGCCATTGGTCAACACTCAACAGTCAACTGTACTATACTTAAAAAATTTTGTTAAGCCAAATAGAAAAAATTCCATCGATTAAAACCAACTAAGCATATAAGCTTAGCTTATAcgtactttttttaaaaaaaaaaattatttatctacATATTTAGTAAACATCAAAAATATCTAAAAGTCAAAATCAATCAAAGGTCATAAGTtgattacttatgattttgtagcttataagcacttttgatTTGACCATatcttttatgattttatcCGTAATATCTTTTGTCATGTCCGAAATGTTATTCCTAAAACAAAACTCCTAACTATTCTCTATTCCATTTCCATCGTTCATCAGTTTCTTaataaaatacttttaaatttgtttttttttataaatagctTTAACTAATTcttcatttccaacatttaagatcacaagattttaaaagtattttgatacattatacacatctttagtttaagatcaaaactttaaaaaaaaaaattaaaaaaaaaaaaaaaatcactcatTTTCTTATCCTCCGTGTTTAGTCAAAGCCGAAGAAAGTAGttgatatatattttgttttcaccagtttacaaaaaatatttttgaatgtTAAGTTGGGAAAGGCGTCTAAAGATTCAATTTGTAATGAACATTCTTTATAAGGGATAATTTCAAAGGCTTCCTTTCACGGCTTCACAAAACTAACTTACCACATGGTTTGCGATATTACGTCTacctttcttattttgatttctttgtaacaattgtTTTTAACTACTTATCATTAATGAAAAGAAATTACGATGTGACACAAACTCAATGTTATTTTTGAAGGACCAGGGCAACATAGTTAAAGACTAAAGTCTGCTTTAAGAAATAGAAAACAGATATATATGTCCTGGAATTCTGCTGCACTAGACAAGAGTGCAAGACTAATCCCTCTTCTTGCAAACAAACGAAAACAGAAAAGGATGCAAGAAAATTTGACATAGCATCTCATTCCAACTTAAATATGATACAGTTCTCGACCTGGCCTGGGTTGTTGTTTGTAACAAAATTCATACAGAAGATACCCACGCGAAATGAATTATCATCGATTGAATCTTCTGGTTTCTGGCAAAGCATAATCAGTGTATAATTGTCTTTTGCTTCTGAGAATCACAGTATTCGGGGAACTTACACTCGCATGGTCCTTTTCTTACCTGCATCAGGAAGGGAAAGATCTTCATTACAAGGGGACTTGCGCTAAGTCAGTTAGCTTATGATCAacataaatatgaaaataacaaaagcaACCCTCACCAATAGTTCAAATATTTTCAAGATATTGTGTATTGTTCTTCAAACTTTAGGCGCTAGTTTTTTCCCACTATTTAACAAAGGCCCTTCATCAACAAAAACCTAAAGGATttcatattatatattaatttttccaGTTTTAGACTCGTTATAAACTTCTGATGCATCTTGCCTATTAGTCCATATAATCTGCAACAGCTCCAATTCTGAACCTTCACCTCTTCACTTTATGCAAGTTAACACTCTTGTACACATTGTATAAAACGTTCTACATTCTGGAAAAGGTAAAATTGAACATCCACATTAAGAAAGTAACGTGTCAGCCATTATTAACGTCCAAGTAACTAGTTTGAAGTTAgaaccaaatccaaatccacaTACCTTGCGCAATGTAAAGGACACTCTTCTTGAAGCCCTTCTGATTCTGGTGTCGTTCACTACATCAATCTACAATGCAGAAGTTGGGAAAATCAATGGAAAAGTACTAACCAAGACTGCCATTATAGTTGCAAAATCCATGCTAACTGTTTATTCAACTCAAGTTGCTATAGGAGCTTCAAACTCATTTCCAAATTCTCCTAAGAGACAGACAAATACTTTCAACATTGGAAGTCATCAACCTATTGTGAACCCTTCCAAACTGGATCTTTTTGCTATCAAATTACCACCTTAACTATTTCTCGTCCAAAACAGAATTCACATTCTATAATGAAATACTGGAAATAGCAGTAATAAGGATAATCTTCTTGGTTTAAAACAAAACTTTCAACATCTTAGAATCTTAAGTCATCCCCACAAAAGAACAGGCAAAAAGTTGAAAACGttgacttattattattattattattattaatttttttgaggGAGGGGGGGATGATGAGCATAGTTACCTTATGGTGTGGAATGTAATGGTGCCAAGCATAG is a window of Lycium ferocissimum isolate CSIRO_LF1 chromosome 12, AGI_CSIRO_Lferr_CH_V1, whole genome shotgun sequence DNA encoding:
- the LOC132040430 gene encoding uncharacterized acetyltransferase At3g50280-like — its product is MEEVQIISTCLVGASSNSSNGSKLISQNIEMTPWDLQFLLVDTIQKGLLFKKPTPQQQEKNNTNMFKSLTSTVSLVDHLKTSLSRTLDFFPPLAGRFSATKNPNDDSITSFSITCDNSGAEFTHAIAQELTVKEILESCYVPTIVHSLFPLNKVRNMQCVTKPLLGVQVTELVDGYFIGCTMSHSVGDGTCFWHFFNSWAEISHGFEFISRFPVLTRWFPENIKTPIQLPLKLDDEKLYECMELPPLKERIFHLSKESVCKLKAKANSEMGTKSISSLQAFLAHLWRSVTLCRQVNANEEVTLTIIIGTRTRLNPPLPEGYWGNAAYFKPIKITAGEILEKGLGWAALQMNKVVASQNYEEVVNLYEGWVEKPVIFSRNALFVANRLTISSSPKFSIYSCDFGWGKPVAVRSGMANKGDGKVTLFPGVEEGSVDIEVCLVPETLLAMENDSEFMEFVTV